The proteins below come from a single Sorghum bicolor cultivar BTx623 chromosome 4, Sorghum_bicolor_NCBIv3, whole genome shotgun sequence genomic window:
- the LOC8080378 gene encoding protein FAR1-RELATED SEQUENCE 5 — protein MPDEVPFLWSHRKIKDFHRNEIMSMEAAGIRKHVIRDVLQCRYGGYDKVGIVTKDIYNYCSKNKRSRIAEGDARTVLGLLLKRRNTDPDFYFDYKVDDDSRLMSLFWCDTQSRMDYQSFGDVVVFDSTYRMNRYKMPFVPFVGLNHHRNTTVFGCGIICDERADSYIWVLQAFLKAMCQKKPQSVITDGDYSMIKAIRQVLPGVSHRICSWHVEKNILKHLHSNCLDGFRTLLYYASSETFEARWNAFLSEYETATNREWLAMMYKNRKLWAAAFQRDKFFLGMRSNQRSESLNSSLHRHLDIYMSLLDLVEHYENCVSRLRETEHELLKINDYHIHDRIIAMGSSRYFLVHNEKKKSVFEVDYWSDTSGHTIHCSCRKMELFDPIIAATKGAPRKNSNVPNNSNVDGLSKKRYKSFVEKRQYKCTLCKQQGHNRKTCEKQVQQGCD, from the exons ATGCCTGATGAAGTTCCGTTCCTATGGTCTCACCGGAAGATTAAGGATTTCCATAGAAATGAGATCATGTCAATGGAAGCTGCTGGAATCCGTAAGCATGTCATAAGAGATGTTCTTCAATGCAGATATGGAGGATATGACAAAGTTGGCATTGTTACTAAGGATATTTACAACTATTGTTCCAAGAACAAGAGGTCAAGAATCGCAGAAGGTGATGCAAGGACAGTTCTAGGTTTGCTGCTGAAGAGGAGGAACACCGATCCAGATTTTTACTTTGATTATAAAGTAGATGATGACAGTCGTCTGATGAGCTTATTTTGGTGCGATACTCAATCTCGTATGGACTACCAATCATTTGGTGACGTGGTCGTCTTTGACAGCACTTATCGGATGAATAGGTATAAGATGCCATTTGTCCCATTTGTTGGGCTGAACCATCACCGCAACACAACTGTTTTTGGTTGTGGCATCATTTGTGATGAGCGGGCTGATTCGTATATATGGGTTCTCCAAGCATTTCTGAAAGCAATGTGTCAGAAGAAACCACAATCAGTAATTACTGATGGCGATTACTCCATGATTAAAGCTATTCGGCAAGTGCTTCCTGGTGTAAGTCATCGCATTTGTTCATGGCACGTGGAGAAAAATATTCTGAAGCATTTGCATAGCAACTGTTTGGATGGGTTCCGCACACTTTTGTATTATGCTAGTTCAGAAACATTTGAAGCCAGATGGAATGCCTTTCTTTCAGAGTACGAGACTGCAACAAATAGAGAATGGCTTGCAATGATGTACAAAAATAGAAAACTATGGGCTGCTGCTTTTCAAAGGGACAAGTTTTTCCTGGGTATGAGAAGTAATCAGAGAAGTGAAAGTCTCAATTCCAGTCTTCATAGGCACCTGGACATATATATGTCATTACTTGACTTGGTTGAGCACTATGAGAACTGCGTATCGCGCCTTCGTGAAACTGAG CATGAATTATTGAAGATTAATGATTATCATATACATGATAGGATTATTGCTATGGGTTCATCAAGATATTTTCTAGTACACAATGAGAAGAAGAAATCAGTGTTTGAGGTGGACTACTGGTCTGATACTTCAGGCCACACAATTCACTGCAGCTGCCGTAAGATGGAAC TTTTTGATCCAATTATTGCTGCCACCAAAGGTGCACCCAGGAAGAATAGCAATGTGCCAAACAATTCGAACGTAGATGGTTTGTCCAAGAAGAGGTACAAATCATTTGTTGAGAAACGGCAGTACAAGTGCACTCTATGCAAGCAGCAGGGCCACAACAGAAAGACATGTGAGAAACAA GTGCAACAAGGGTGCGACTGA